Within Marinilabiliales bacterium, the genomic segment GGGCTCTTGGCGAGGACTGGGAAGGCTTCAAAGAACTGCTCGAGGAATCAGAGATACAGGACAGGGAGCTTATCCTGCGCGTACTTTCCATGTACAGCGACCCTGAAGTCCGTGAAAGGGAGATAAAGAATATGACCGCTGTCTTTGAAGAGCTTGCCGATAAAATCCTTCCCCAGCTCCGCCGTTCGGTAATGGAGATAAACGTTGAGCGTATCGGTTATTCCGATGACGAGCTGAGGCAGATATACGGCAGTGATTATACACAGCTGAATATGGAGGAGATGCTTTATACAGCCACCCTTTTTGAAGACCTGAACCGGAAGCTTGAAATATATACCAGGACTTCACAACAGTTCCCCCGGTGCTTCAGGGCCTTTAACGGCATTGGTGTGGTACAGGTTGAGCTTGGCAATGTTGCCGCTGCAAAGCAGGCATTCCAGTCCGCCCGCAACCTGCAGGACAACGATGTTATCAAGAATAACCTCGGAGCTGTTGCACTTCTCGAAGGAAACCTTGATCAGGCAGAGGAACTTCTCTCTTCAGTGGCCTCACCCACAAGCGAGACAAACTACAACCTTGGAATAATTGCCATCAAGAAGGCTGAATATGCCAAAGCTGCAGGACACTTCGGTAATATGCCCGAGGTTAACAATGCACTTGTCAGGTTGCTGCAAAACAACAATGACGATGCCCTCAGGATCCTCAACAACATAGAGGAGCCCTGTGCTATGACACACTACCTGATGGCCATTGTCGGAGCCAGGAGGCAGGACTCATCTATGGCTATGGGAGCATTGAGGTCAGCAGTAAGGATGGATGCATCGCTCAAGGAGCATGCCAAGACCAATATGGAGTTTGGCCGTTTCTTCCGTGATGACACTTTCATCTCGATAGTAAACTAAAACAGGAAATTCTTTTTCCGGTATCAGGAGGGCTGCCTTAACGGGCAGCCCTCTTTGTATAAAGATCCCACAAAACTATGCCTGTGCTTACCGCAATATTAAAGGAGTGCTTGGTTCCGAACTGCGGTATTTCAACACACAGGTCACTGATATCAATCACCTCCTGCGACACACCATTTACCTCGTTGCCGAAAACAAGTGCATACCCGGTATCTTTTTCCGGGTAAAACCGGTCTAGAGAGGTACTCCCTTTGGTCTGTTCCAGTGCAATTATCTGATAATTCCGTTTTCTAAGTCTTTCGACAGCCTCTTTTGCAGACGGGATGTGTTCCCAATCGACCGACTCGGTTGCACCCAGGGCTGTCTTATGAATGTCCCTGTGGGGCGGTGTTGCAGTGAATCCGCAAAGATAAATGGCCTCTACGAGAAATGCATCGGCAGTCCGGAATACCGAACCGATATTGTTCAGGCTTCTTACATTGTCAAGCACAATGATTACCGGAGTTTTTTCTGCACTCTTAAATCCTTTGACTGTTTTTCTGCCCAGTTCATCGAGTAACAATTTTCTGCGAGACATCAATAATTGAGATTAGTGAACCATTTTCAATGAATCGTGTTAAAAAAATGAATATTTTTGATACTTTCAAAGATATAGTTTATGAACATACATGAGTACCAGGGCAAGAATATTTTAAAGCAGTTTGGTGTGGCAGTACCTGACGGGGAAGTAGTAGACTCCCCTGAGGCTGCCCTGGATGCTGCAAAACAGATAAAGGAAAGAACCGGTGCCGGAAGCTGGGCTGTAAAAGCGCAGATACATGCCGGAGGACGTGGCAAAGGTGGAGGTGTGAAAATCGCCCGAACCCTTGATGAGGTAGCAGACTTTGCCGGGAGGATACTGGGCATGACACTTGTTACCCATCAGACCGGTCCTGAAGGCAAGCTGGTAAACAGGGTGCTGGTTGAACAGGGTATTTTTTATCCCGGTGAAAGCGAGATTGCCGAGTATTATATGAGTGTGCTGCTCGACAGGGAAAAGGGGAGGAACATAATAGTCTATTCAACTGAAGGGGGTATGGACATAGAGGCAGTTGCTGAGAAGACGCCTCATTTGATCTTCCGCGAAGAGATTGACCCTGCCGTTGGGTTAAGGGAATTCCAGGCAAGGAAGATCGCATTCAATTTAAAGCTGCACGGGAAGGCTTACAAGGAGATGACCGGCTTCGTCAAATCCCTGTACAAGGCATATGAGAATTCGGATGCTTCGCTATTCGAGATAAACCCGGTTTTCAAGACATCAGACAATCTTATCCTTGCAGCCGATGCCAAGGTAGTACTTGATGATAACGGGTTATTCCGTCATCCTGTGTATGCTGAAATGAGGGATATAACCGAAGAAAACCCCGATGAGGTCGAAGCCGGTAAATTCGGGCTCAACTTCATCAAGCTTGACGGCAATGTAGGTTGCATGGTAAACGGAGCCGGACTTGCCATGGCCACGATGGACATCATCAAGTTGTCAGGCGGCGACCCCGCCAACTTTCTTGACGTGGGGGGGACTGCCAACGCTGCTACCGTTGAGGCAGGTTTCCGCATAATAATGAAGGATCCAAATGTGAAAGCCATACTTATAAATATCTTCGGAGGGATAGTCAGATGCGATCGGGTAGCCACGGGAATTGTTGATGCATACAATAGTATAGGTAACATTGATGTACCGGTAATTGTGCGCCTCCAGGGAACCAATGCTGAAGAAGCCAGGCAGCTTATAGATGAGTCGGGTCTGGAGGTATACTCTGCCGTTACCCTGCAGGAATCGGCCGACCTGGTCAGGAAGGCGGTATAAGTAACTGCTACCAGTTTACAGGTTTCCTTTTTACAGGCATTGTCATGCACCTGGGGCCGCCTCCGCCACGTGGAAGCTCTGAACCATCAAGTGTGACAAGAACTTTTTTATAATCGTTTATACATTCCTTTCCTGAGATGATATCGGAGGCGGTAACAATCTCAAAACCGTTTTTGCTCAGTTCATCATTTGTGTAGCTGTTTCTGGCGTATCCGATGATTTTGCCAGGTGCAAGTGCAAAGAAATTGGCCCCACTGTGCCACTGCTCCCTCTCCTGGATCCAGTCATCGGTCCTGCCACCACAATATACCGGCTTAAGATCCATTCCCAGACTGCACAGTGCCTCGGGTATGTTCCTCTCTTCCTTTATCGAGCTGACCCTGTTGTTTTCGATGGTAATGATGACAGTCTGGTAATTGCTGGTCCTGTAAATTACAGGTTCATAAACCATACAGCAGTCCCTGTCAAGCAGGGTGAACACCATGTCAAGGTGGATAAACGACTCCGGCCTGACCGGAAGCTCCTGCACAATAACATACTTTTTTCCGTTTTCCTGACTCCTGATCATGTCAATAAGACAATCTATCCCCTGTGAGCTGGTGCGTGCACCTAAACCGACAAGCAGAATATCCTCCCTTGCAACCAGCACATCACCCCCCTCTATGGTTGTAGCCGGCTTACCGTTCATCTTGATTGTTTGGGTTCTGAAATGTTCGTTGAAATTGAAGATAGAATCCATTATCAGTGTCTCCCTCTCCCTGATCCTGTTTGCCATGCTGCTTATAAAAACAGATCCGGGCAAGGTGATAGCCGCATCCCTGGCAAAGAAAAAATTATGGAGAGGGGGTAATGAATAGCGTTCCTTGCTGCGGAACCGCGTCAGGGTGTTCTTTTGCATTACGACGCCTTCTATCAGCAAACCTGCCAGATCCCGGTTATCTGCTTTACCCAGGTACTCCCTGAGTTCAGTATCTTCTCCGGCCTCAAATATTTTACCTGTAAGACTTTTCCTTGCTTCATCGATAGCAAGTGTCTCTTCAAGAAGCTCTTTTACACGGAATACGTGTGTGTATTTCCTGAGTACCTGCTCCAGTTCGGAAAATTCTCTTTGTGCGACCGAAAGGTTAAGTATATCGCTGTATAGTGCCCTTTCAGCATTACCCGGCGTCATATTTTCCACTTCGGGGCCGGGAGGATGGATAATGACAGCTTCGAGCTGACCGATCTCAGAAGATACATTTGGTTCAATCCTGCTTCCCATAGATTATTGATGACAGTTAAAAGTCCTATATAATATCCGCTTGCGGACTGCAAAGATATTAATTTAATATCACTAAGGTGGCATTTTGTACTGCCGGAAAAGATGCTGAAGGAGGGCCGGTGTGCCGTCCTCCCTACCTGAGGGTTCTGAAGGAATTAATATGAAGTGTTACCACGGCAGCTTTTACAATGAACAGTATTCTCAGCCAGGTGGCCGATATGAAGAAAATTGCCGATGTGATAATTGTTAGCCATAAAATGGCAATACTCCAAATTTTTACATTTCTCGATATTGCTTTGTGCTCTATGTAGTTATGAAGGAATTTTCCGTATACCCGGTGGTTCATCAGCCACCGGTACAGCCGGTCAGAGCTTCTTATATAGCATGCGGCCGTTAATAACAGGAACGGGGTTGTTGGAAGAAGCGGGACCACGATTCCCAGACTGCCCAGTGCCAGGGAGGTGGTGCCTGCCGTTATGAGGAGCCATTTAACAAATTTATTGGATGGTTTCCTGTGGTGAAGCTTCTCTGCCAATTCCCTCTTTTTTCAGTTAGCGCTCAAAGATATTAAAATTGACACAGAAGGTCGATTCTCTTTTTGATTTTTGATGTGACCGTTTTTGGAACTAAATTTGTAAATGTAATACCGTTACCGGAATTATTTGTACGGGTCATAATTAAGAGGGCTGCAATCCGTTTAAAACAGTATGAGGAAAATTATTTCCATAACAATTATTCTTTTTGCCTGCTGCCATTTTATGAATGGCCAGGAACTGCATGATGATACAACAATCATAAGGGAGTTCCAGATACTGAAGCAAACAGTATGGAGAGGGGATACCATCCTGCATTCATCAATTGAAGAGGTCAGTATCTATCCTGTTCCGCAATTCTCAAGCCGGCGTGAATACAGACGCTACCAAAGGCTTATCCATAATCTTAAGATAGTATATCCGTATGCGCTGCTTGCGGCAGAGAAGCTGGATGAGATGAACCACGCCTTTCTGGAGCTGAAGACAGAGAGGGATCGGAGGGCATTCGTAAAGCAGGTTGAACAGGAGTTGATGAATGAGTTTGAGGATGAACTTAAAAAACTTACAATTACGCAGGGGCGGTTACTGATTAAGCTGATAGACCGGGAAACCGGAAACACTTCCTACGAGCTTGTCAGGGAGCTGAGGGGGTCATTTTCCGCATTTTTCTGGCAGGCTGTTGCCAGGCTTTTTGGTTCCAATCTCAAAAACACCTTCGATGCCGAGGGAGAAGACAAACTGATCGATCAGATCCTTGTTCTGATCGATAACGGGCAGATATGATCAATTCTGTCTGATGTCCCGGCAGTTACAGTAATCTGATGAGCTCCTTGACAACAGCGTCGGCCCCTTCGCCAATCTGCACAATATTTGCATCAAGCATGTAGCAGGGTGACGTAACGAGTTTGTACCGGGTATCGACTATTGTCTCCCCGTGCCCTGTCTTTTTATGAGTTGCTCCCATTTTTTCCAGGGCCTCTGCTGTTTCTGCATCCTGTCCTATAGTGAGCACCGGCTTGTCAAGAATTCTGGCCATTATTGCAGGGGCGATGCAAAGAGCTCCGACAGGTTTGCCTTTGCTGACCATCTCCTTCACAACTCTTTCAACACCGGGATCTACCTTGCATTCAGGTCCGTCAAATGCAAATCCTGAAAGGTTTTTGGCCACCCCGAACCCTCCGGGGAATAGTATGGCGTCAAAGTCATCTGCCCTGAACTCATCCAGCTTTCTGATACTTCCACGGGCTATGCGCGCTGATTCAACAAGCACATTCCGCGTCTCATCCATCTCCTCACCGGTTATGTGATTAACCACATGATGCTGGGGTATGTCGGGTGCAAATATTTCATATTCTCCACCGTTCCTTACTATTGCATAAAGGGTCATGGTTGCCTCATGTATCTCACTGCCGTCATAAACACCGCATCCGGCAAGTACAACTGCAAACTTCTTTTTTTTCATCATTTTGCCGCGTTTAAATGGTTTGAATCCACAATTTATCAAATTACCGACAAAAAACAAAAAGCGTCACACCCCTTTTTGTTTGAAGATCGTCAGTACCGTAAGTATGAGTATCTGGAAATCTACAAATATTGACATGTTCTCAAGGTATATCATATCATACTTGAGCCGTTGCAGCATTTGCTGAACATTTACGGCATATCCGTACTTTACCTGTCCCCATGAAGTGATACCCGGTTTTACCCTGAGCAGCAACCTGTAATGGGGTGCCTCCTTTACGATCTGATCTATGTAATGCTGCCTTTCCGGACGGGGTCCTACTATTGACATCTCCCCCTTGAGGACATTGATGAAGTTTGGTATCTCGTCGAGTCTTGTCTTTCGCAGGAATCTTCCCGGACGGGTTACCCTGGCATCGTTCTCAGAGGAGAGCTCCGGTCCGTTCTGTTCGGCGTTCTCTATCATTGTCCGGAATTTATAGATTGTAAAAGGTTTGCCATTCCGGCCTATCCGTTCGTGACTGTATATTAAAGATCCCCGTGAGTCGAACTTTATCCAGATAGCTATGGCCAGGGAAACCGGCAACAGCAATATCAGAGCTGCAACTGAAATGATGATGTCAAGTCCCTGCTTCAGATTATATTGCCACGGAGTCATAAGATTATGGCTTACCTGTATCAGCGGGGTTGCCACAATGGTGTTGATCCTCACCCTTCCGGTTAGAATATCCTGCATTCCCGGTATTGCCTTGATCTCCACATCACGGTCGTCAAGCAGGTTTATTATCTTCTCAATTTTTCCGTTTTCGCTTGGTTCGAGGGCAATAATGACTTCCTCCACCTCGTACTTCGAGATTATTTCACCCAGCTTGTCAAGTCCGCCCAGATGTGGCATATATTCTTCAAGTAGATATGTATTGTTGCCGTTAATGTTAACAAATCCCACAAACTTATTTCCGGTGGGTCTTATCTGTTCCTGTATATCCTTGTAAATGGATACAGCTTTATTGTCGCTGCCCAGTATTATTGTATTAAATCCCAGCCTTCCTTTCCGGATTGCAGAAATGGTCATCGAAGTGATCGTCACTCTCGGAAAGTATGAGAAAAGAAACTGTATAAGGAAGAATGCAAGATAGGAATTGTAGAAGCTCCTGGAGAGATCTGCCACGACATCTGTGTAGATGAGAAAAGTGAAAAGGATCAGAGTGCCAAACAAAGTGACAGTCAGTGATGCGCCCAGCTCCTTCAGGCGTGAACGCCTGGTGGTGTTATTGTAGAAGCCCCAGAAATAGTAAAGGAATATCCAGAAAACCGGAAAAAGGGCAGCGCCCCTTATCAGTTCGGGGTGATCATGCAAGCCTGAAAAAAGCTCAAAACCGGATTGTTTGACATAGAAAACATAAAATATTATCCAGGCCGTCAGTGAAGATATGATATCGACGAAAAGGTAAAAAAAAGTCTGAAGTCTCTTGTTTCTCATTTCCAGGAAACTGGTTGAAAGATAATACAACATGATCCGCATGTCACTGCAAAATGACATGTTCGGAATCGCTTATTTAATTTTCCTGGTAGAGGTTAGATCATACGGAATTGTTAAACCTGAGTGGGGCAAGATATGAATTATTTTTTAATTAGTGCCGGATATACTGTCAATTTTTAATATTTGGGGATTGTTCAGGCAACCGGAAACAGTAAGATCATTGAAGATATTGCTCCTCATCTCCTGTAAAGGTTAATCTAGCAGGTGTAGCCTGATCTCTCAACGATCTCCCTGCATATCTCCCTTAACCGGGCCATTTCATAAAGCTGGTCAACTGACGGAGTGCGGCCCTCTATAGCCATTGAGAAATTTTCAAGTTCACAGTGGGTAAGTTGTTCAGTCGTTATTCCAGGTGTTTCCTTATTTTGCGCGGTTACACAGCTTCTGCCGTTTCTTTCAAAGACATCCACTTTCTGGTTGCCGATATTTATCTTCACCAGTCTGTTTGCCTGGTATGCCTCGATAACAAAGAGGTCTTCGCCGCTGATGTCGGACACCAGCAGATTGGCCGCCGACCCGTTCTCAAAATAGAGTGATGTGCTGAGAAGCCCTGTTGATGCCATACCGGATTTTTGCCGCATCGTATTGATCTTTTTTATATTGCCCGGGCACAGGTAGAGCAGGGCATCAATTGCTGTAAGAAGGTGCCGGTGAAACACCGGATTCCCGTTCTCCGGATAACTGGGGGTAAAGGCCTTTTTCAAACTGAACATTGATGGATGGGATATTGTGGCTAACGACGATCTGAGCAGGGGACTGCTTCGGCCGAACCGTCTTATATGGACGACATTGTCGGCTTCATCCCTCAGCTTGATAAGACGGCGGATATCATCCAGATCAAGTCTGTCGGCATTCCATATCAGTATATGCCTCGACATTTTTACAGCCTCGGTAATAAGCCCCATCATGTCATTATCGGCATATAAGAAGATAAGGGCGTCGTTTTCAAGAAGCAGGGCCTCATTGGAAACCGGCGGGAGGAAATGGTCGGGGTCAGCTTCTGTTCCGGTTCCTTGTCCGGGCGGACAGAAATAACCTGTAAGATGGAACCTCGGGTGGCTGAAATCTGGCCCTGCTTCTGCAGGCTTTCCTATCAGGCCGGCTTTCAACATAATAGTATCTTTGCGGTAAAGATACGTGCAATTTTAAGGAACAGCAGTAAAAAGTCCGTTTAACTTATCAACGTATTGTTGTTAATTGTATAGTCCGGCACGGGTTTACCCGAAACAAAAAATAGTTTAATTTAGCAGTCCGAAACAGATAAGTAATGACAGATTCATATCGCCATAAAGGATTAAGAAGAAACCTGGTTGAAGAGATCCGGAGCAAGGGCATCGAAGATGAAAGGGTGCTGGATGCAGTGCTTAATGTGCCAAGGCACTATTTCATGGATACCGGGTTTGTCAAATATGCATATAAGGACCAGGCCTTCCCTATTGGATGCGGACAGACCATTTCGCAACCCTATACGGTTGCATTCCAGACTGAGCTTCTGGAGGTGGAGAAACACTGCAAGGTCCTTGAGGTAGGCACCGGATCAGGATACCAGGCGGCAATCCTTTGTGAGATGGGAGCTAAGGTGTTCACCATAGAGAGGCATCGCGACCTGTTCATCAGGGCACAGTCACTTCTTACTTCAATGGGGTACAAGGCAACCTTCTTTTACGGTGACGGCTATGAGGGAAAGCCGGCATATGGGCCATTTGACCGGATACTGGTAACCGCCGGTGCGGGGGAGATTCCGGAAAAGCTGAAGTTACAGATGAAGATCGGCGGTATAATGGTCATCCCCTTAGGCGACAGCAGGTGCCAGGTGATGACCCGTATTGAGAGAATGGCTGAGGAAGAGTTTAAAGTTACTGAGCACGGGCGATTTGTTTTTGTTCCTTTGCTGAAAGGGAAATCCGGATAGGCAATGGGTGGCCGGTCAACAGGTTGCCTGCGGGCGATGATAATTATAAACCTGCATGCCTTGCAGGGTTGCATGACTGACCAGGGCCGGAATGTGCCCCCCGCCAACGTGCGGGTGTTGCTGTGAAACCAGAAAAACAGATAAGATCATGATCAAAGTCCATAAATTCGTTGTAAACCCCTTCCAGGAGAATGCATACCTGCTCTGGGACGAAACAGGCAGTTGCGTGCTTGTTGATATGGGCAGCTATACTGTTGACGAGAAGAAAGAGGTGCTCTTTTTTATCGAGAACAACCAGCTTGAGCCCGTGATGATAATAAACACACACTGCCATGTTGACCATCTGCTCGGCAACTCCTTCTTCAAAAACAAACTGAAGGTACCAGTTGCTGCCCATGCCGATGATGAGTTCCTGATAAAAACAGCCGTTGAGCATGGCAGCGTTTTCGGATTCGAGGTTGAAGAGCCGCCACCGGTTGACAGCTATCTGGAGGAGGGTAGGGCCATAACTTTTGGCAGTTCATCACTGGAAGTGTTTCATGTGCCGGGGCACTCTCCCGGAAGCGTGGCGCTGTACAGCAGCGAGGATGCCTTTGTTATTACAGGGGATGTCCTGTTCAGCGGGGGAATCGGGCGGACAGACCTGCCGGGCGGCGATTACGACACCCTTATCAGGTCAATCAAAGAAAAACTGATGGTGCTTCCCGATGAGGTGACGGTATATCCCGGGCACGGACCCGAAACCACCATTGGCGGTGAGCGGCATTCCAATCCTTTTCTTACCGGATAACCGGCTTACGTAAACCTGCTCATGGAATCAGACAGTCGCGGCAGAGCCGCATCAGGTAGTTATGCGGCACTTCGCAGTTTTTTTACCAAGGCTGCGACCGGTCTACGGTAAATTTATTAATTGAGCATATCATGATATTTGTCTTATTTATCAATAAGTCCAGTTTTTATTTTTACAGAATATAACCAGTAAAAAACACATAAATATTCATTTATATGGCACTCGACAGTTTCATTTCACGACATAACGGACCCCGTCCCCACGAAACAGGTACCATGCTTGAAAAGATAGGCGTAAGATCAATCGACGAGCTTATCGACAAGACCATACCGCCTGCAATAAGGCTTGAAAAACCGCTCAACCTGCCCGATGGCATAAGCGAGCATGAATACCTGCAGCGGATATGGGAGATTGCCTCGAAAAACAAGGTCTACCGCTCATTTATCGGGATGGGTTACTACAATACAATCTTCCCGCCGGTAATCCAGAGGAACATACTTGAGAACCCCTCATGGTACACCTCATATACCCCCTATCAGGCAGAGATATCGCAGGGCAGGCTGGAGGCCCTGCTGAACTTCCAGACAGCGGTGATGGATCTGACCGGCCTGGAGCTGGCCAATGCATCATTGCTTGACGAAGCAACGGCAGCGGCCGAGGCAATGATCATGATGTTCAACGCACGCAGCAGGGACCAGGTTAAGTCGGGTGCAGTAAAGTTCTTTGTCGATGAAAACATCTTCCCCCAGAACCTGGCAGTTTTGAGAACCAGGGCAATACCTCTGGGCATAGAGCTGGTGACCGGCAGTTATGCCGAAGCTGACCCGGGTGAAGATTACTTTGGCGTGATGGTGCAGTATCCTGCCGGTGACGGCAAGATTTACGATTACAGGGATTTTATATTGAAGTCCGCCGAAAAAGGCATATACACCGGAGTAATTGCCGATATTCTCAGTCTTGCATTGCTCACACCTCCCGGAGAGTGGGGCGCCGACGTGGTGGTTGGTTCGACCCAGCGCTTCGGCATACCGATGGGATATGGCGGTCCGCATGCAGGGTACTTCGCTACCAGGGAGAAATTCAAGCGTCACGTGCCGGGCAGGATAATAGGGGTGACCGTCGATGCCCAGGGCAGACATGCACTCAGGATGGCTTTGCAGACAAGGGAACAGCATATAAAGAGGGAACGCGCCACCTCCAATATCTGTACAGCCCAGGCTCTGCTTGCAACCATGGCAGGGATGTATGCTGTCTATCATGGTGCGGAGGGACTGAAACGTATCGCCCTTCATACCCACCATAGTGCTGTAACTCTTGAGAAGGGACTGAAAAGTCTGGGTTACACGCAGGAGAACGGTAACTATTTTGATACCCTCAGGGTGTCGCTGCCGGGCGATATCGTGGCGGCCGACATTGAGAAGACGGCGCTGGAGAACAGGATCAACCTCAGGTATATTGACGACAAAACTGTGGGCATAAGCCTTGACGAGACCACACTCATAAGGGACATAAATAATATCCTTTCAGTCTTTGCCGGAGCTGCCGGTAAGGAGTCCCCCGAGGTGAGCGGCCTGGAGGAGAGGACCTCAATTGATAAAGTATTCATCCGCGAAAGCGAATTTTTTACCCTTGATGTATTCAATGCCTACCGGTCGGAGACCGAGTTGATGAGGTACATCAAGAAGCTTGAAAGAAAAGATTTCAGCCTTACGCACTCGATGATATCGCTCGGGTCGTGCACCATGAAGCTGAATGCGGCCACCGAGCTGCTGCCGCTTAGCTGGCCCGAATTCGGGGCGCTGCATCCGTTTGTCCCGGTTGATCAGGCTCAGGGGTACCACGAGCTGATGGATGAGCTGGCGGCTGACCTGTGTGAGATTACTGGTTACGATGCGATCTCTTTCCAGCCCAATTCGGGGGCTTCGGGTGAGTATACCGGACTGATGGTAATCAGGGGCTATCATGAAAGCAGGAACGAGGGGCACCGCAATGTATGCCTGATACCCTCGTCGGCACACGGCACCAACCCGGCAAGCGCGGTCATGGCAGGAATGGAGGTGGTTATAGTTGATTGCGACAAGCACGGTAACGTAGACCTTAAGGATCTGCGCCCAAAGGCTGAGAAGCACCGCGACAACCTTGCCGCCTTCATGGTTACCTATCCTTCAACTCACGGGGTATATGAGCCCGGTATCATTGAGATGACGGAGATAATCCACGAGAACGGGGGCCAGGTCTATATGGACGGGGCCAACATGAATGCCCAGGTAGGCTTTACCAATCCCGCGATCGTTGGCGCCGACGTGTGCCACCTGAACCTGCACAAGACATTTGCCATACCGCACGGGGGCGGGGGACCCGGAATGGGTCCGATAGGCGTTGCGGCCCACCTGGTGGAGTTTCTTCCCGGGCACCCGGTCATTACCACGGGTGGTGAAAAAGGGGTTGAGGCGATAGCAGCCGCTCCCTACGGAAGTACCAGTATACTGACAATATCACATGCATACATCAAGCTGCTCGGTGGAAAAGGTCTGACCGAAGCAACCCGGCTGGCCATACTGAATGCCAATTACCTGGCGGCGGTGCTGAAGGACTATTACGATGTCCTCTACAAGGGAATAAACGGCTTTGTTGCCCATGAGATGATTATCGACTGCCGTAAATTCCGGCTGGACAAGGAGCTGGAGGTTACCGAGGCCGATATAGCAAAAAGGCTTATGGATTACGGATTTCATGCCCCGACCCTGTCTTTCCCGGTGGCCGGCACGCTGATGGTTGAGCCAACCGAAAGCGAATCGCTGCATGAGCTGAACCGGTTTGCCGAGGCGATGATATCGATCCACGCCGAGATGGAGGAGATACGATCAGGGAAAGCCGACAAGAAGAACAACGTGCTGAAGAATGCGCCCCATACTGCTGAGGTGACTGTATCGGACGGGTGGGACAGGCCCTACGGAAGGGAGAAGGCTGCCTATCCCCTCAGGTGGATAGCCGACAATAAGTTCTGGCCCTCTGTAAGCCGGGTTGACGATGCCCATGGCGACCGTAACCTGATGTGCTCCTGTGCACCTATAGATTCTTACAGAAGCGGACTTTTTGAGTTCAGCTCGCTGGAACAGGGCTGACCCTGGCTGCAAATGAGGTACGGCTGCCCCGCCTGATAAGGATATTTCTCCGGCCAGGCTGATAACCGCAGACCTTGCCCGCCAGGTCCTGTACGGCTGCCCGGCTTGCCACCGGTCTCTTGCCGGGCAGGAAGGATTACGCTAGCCTGAAACAACAAATCCGGCACGGGACTTGTTATAATAGTGTTGTGAATGCTGCCCGGTTTTCGTCACCGGACTGAGGCAACTGACGGTTAATTGTACCGGTAGAAAGACCGGCGGCACAACAGCATATATTATATAATGATTGATGTTATGGAGAGGAAAGATGATTCTTTCAGGCAGAATTTCGAGACATTGCTTGCGCTTTTCAAAAAGCTGGCCGACAAAATGTCAGAAGGAGAGATTGAGGGGGTTAACCCGCAATTTGCAGGCCAGTTCAGGATGATGCTCAACCAGTACGAGATGATGAAGAACATGATGCCTGATGACATACCAGAGCACCTGAGGGAACCATTCAGGCAGATGATGGA encodes:
- a CDS encoding TrmH family RNA methyltransferase, whose product is MSRRKLLLDELGRKTVKGFKSAEKTPVIIVLDNVRSLNNIGSVFRTADAFLVEAIYLCGFTATPPHRDIHKTALGATESVDWEHIPSAKEAVERLRKRNYQIIALEQTKGSTSLDRFYPEKDTGYALVFGNEVNGVSQEVIDISDLCVEIPQFGTKHSFNIAVSTGIVLWDLYTKRAAR
- a CDS encoding ADP-forming succinate--CoA ligase subunit beta — translated: MNIHEYQGKNILKQFGVAVPDGEVVDSPEAALDAAKQIKERTGAGSWAVKAQIHAGGRGKGGGVKIARTLDEVADFAGRILGMTLVTHQTGPEGKLVNRVLVEQGIFYPGESEIAEYYMSVLLDREKGRNIIVYSTEGGMDIEAVAEKTPHLIFREEIDPAVGLREFQARKIAFNLKLHGKAYKEMTGFVKSLYKAYENSDASLFEINPVFKTSDNLILAADAKVVLDDNGLFRHPVYAEMRDITEENPDEVEAGKFGLNFIKLDGNVGCMVNGAGLAMATMDIIKLSGGDPANFLDVGGTANAATVEAGFRIIMKDPNVKAILINIFGGIVRCDRVATGIVDAYNSIGNIDVPVIVRLQGTNAEEARQLIDESGLEVYSAVTLQESADLVRKAV
- a CDS encoding arginine deiminase, producing MGSRIEPNVSSEIGQLEAVIIHPPGPEVENMTPGNAERALYSDILNLSVAQREFSELEQVLRKYTHVFRVKELLEETLAIDEARKSLTGKIFEAGEDTELREYLGKADNRDLAGLLIEGVVMQKNTLTRFRSKERYSLPPLHNFFFARDAAITLPGSVFISSMANRIRERETLIMDSIFNFNEHFRTQTIKMNGKPATTIEGGDVLVAREDILLVGLGARTSSQGIDCLIDMIRSQENGKKYVIVQELPVRPESFIHLDMVFTLLDRDCCMVYEPVIYRTSNYQTVIITIENNRVSSIKEERNIPEALCSLGMDLKPVYCGGRTDDWIQEREQWHSGANFFALAPGKIIGYARNSYTNDELSKNGFEIVTASDIISGKECINDYKKVLVTLDGSELPRGGGGPRCMTMPVKRKPVNW
- a CDS encoding DUF454 domain-containing protein, which codes for MTAGTTSLALGSLGIVVPLLPTTPFLLLTAACYIRSSDRLYRWLMNHRVYGKFLHNYIEHKAISRNVKIWSIAILWLTIITSAIFFISATWLRILFIVKAAVVTLHINSFRTLR
- a CDS encoding DUF4294 domain-containing protein, producing MRKIISITIILFACCHFMNGQELHDDTTIIREFQILKQTVWRGDTILHSSIEEVSIYPVPQFSSRREYRRYQRLIHNLKIVYPYALLAAEKLDEMNHAFLELKTERDRRAFVKQVEQELMNEFEDELKKLTITQGRLLIKLIDRETGNTSYELVRELRGSFSAFFWQAVARLFGSNLKNTFDAEGEDKLIDQILVLIDNGQI
- the elbB gene encoding isoprenoid biosynthesis protein ElbB, whose product is MMKKKKFAVVLAGCGVYDGSEIHEATMTLYAIVRNGGEYEIFAPDIPQHHVVNHITGEEMDETRNVLVESARIARGSIRKLDEFRADDFDAILFPGGFGVAKNLSGFAFDGPECKVDPGVERVVKEMVSKGKPVGALCIAPAIMARILDKPVLTIGQDAETAEALEKMGATHKKTGHGETIVDTRYKLVTSPCYMLDANIVQIGEGADAVVKELIRLL